ACCTGATGACCCAGCGCATGGAGCAGTTCGAGCACGTCATCGCCCACGAACTGCCCGTCCTCTACGACGACTTCGACCTCTCGGCCGAGGCCCGCGCGGCGATGGGCAACTACGTCGCCGACCTGCAGAACTGGCTGTCGGGCATCCTGCACTGGCACCGCGAGGTCGACCGCTACAAGTCCGAATTCCTGGCCGGCCGCACCCACGGTTTCCTGCCGGACCTCGTGCCGACGGCACCCGCTCCACGCCTGATGATCTCCTGACTGTCACTCGTTCGTGGCTCGTGGTGCGCCGGTGCGCCGGGTAGAGCACCAGCCGGAGGCGATCCATGGAACAGACAGCGTTGCGTCCCAAGCCCATGCCGGGTCAGGAGCCCGGCGGTGGCAGCGGCGGTGGCGGACCGGGCGGCCGGGAGCGGCGTCCGCACGCCTCCCCCGGCCGCCGCGGCCGACGGCTGACCACCCTGCTGCTCGGCCTGTTCGCCGGCACCGTCCTGCTCCTGTCCGGCGTCGGACTCGGCACCCTGGGGGCGACCGTGATCGGCGTCAGCAGACTGGCCGAACTGCAGCGGCAGGCGGCGCAGGGCGTGCCGGGCGCGCAGGGGACGCGCGGGACGCAGGGCGGGCCGGGTGCCGGGTCCGCCTCCGGCCGGGGCGGTCCCTCCGCGCAGGTTCCGTCTCCGGCCGGGGCGACCGGCGCGGCGCCGGGTCTCGCCGAGGCCACCCTCGGGCTGGAGGTCGTGGACGCGGAGAAGGCGGGGGCGAAGATCGTCGCCGTCCACATTCCGGGCCCCGGCTACACGGCGGGTCTCGTCCGCGGCGACGTCCTGCTGACGTTCGGCGGCGCCCGGATCGACTCGGCGACGGACCTCGCCCGGGCCGTCGACGAGGTCCGCCCGGGTAAGGAGGTGGACGTGACGGTGCGTCACCGAAGCGGTGGGTACCAGCGGCTGATGGTCGTCCCCGGCATCGTCACATGAGGCGGGCGGAGCCGGTGGGGCTCCTGCCGGGCCGGGTCGCCGCTCGACCCCGCCGACCCCGAGGCGGCCGTGTTCGCGCGCGGGGTTCCCGTGCGGTGTTCCCGTGCGAAACCTCCGCAACCGGCTCGCGCGACCCCCGCCGTACGGGCAGGATGCTGCCCGTGGTCACCGCGCCGGTGTCACCGGGTTCCTCCGAGGATGCCCCGGCCTTCAGGACTCTGCTGAGGAATGCCTTCAGGCCGGGGAGGATGTCAAGATGTCCGCCACACGTCAGTCGCCACGTCCTGTCTGGGAGGCCCGGATGACCGGCACCGCCCCCGCGCCCTTCACCGCCGACGACTACCGGGCCCGTATGACGCGGGCCGCGCGCGAGGCCGCCGACGCCGGGCTCGCCGGACTGCTCGTGGCGCCCGGCCCCGACCTCGTCTGGCTCACCGGCTACGCGCCCACCGCCGTCACCGAACGGCTCACCCTGCTCGTCCTGGCCGCCGGCCGGGACCCCGTCCTCGTCGTGCCGGCCCTGGAGGCGCCCGACGCCGCGAAGGGAGCCGGCGCCCCGGCGCTCACCCTGCGGGACTGGACCGACGGCAAGGACCCCTACGCCGCCACCGCGGGCCTCCTCGACCCGGGCGGCCGGTTCGGGGTCAGCGACAACGCCTGGGCGATGCACCTGCTGGGCCTGCAGAAGGCCCTGCCCGCCGCCTCCTACGCCTCCCTCACCGACGCCCTGCCCATGCTGCGCGCCGTCAAGGACACGGCGGAGCTGGAGCTGATGGCGGCCGCCGGAGCGGCCGCGGACGCCACGTTCGAGGAGATCCGGAAGGTTCCCTTCGCCGGGCGCCGGGAGACGGAGGTCGGCGCCGACCTCGCCGGCCTGCTGCGCCGGTTCGGGCACTCCCAGGTCGACTTCACCATCGTCGCCTCCGGGCCGAACGGCGCCAACCCGCACCACGAGGCCGGCGACCGGGTCATCGAGCGCGGCGACATGGTCGTCCTCGACTTCGGCGGCCTCAAGGACGGCTACGGCTCCGACACCTCCCGCACCGTCCACGTCGGCGAGCCGACCGACGAGGAGCGGCGGGTCCACGACCTCGTGCGCGCGGCCCAGGAGGCCGGTTTCCGGGCGGTCCGGCCCGGCGTCGCCTGCCAGGAGGTCGACCGGGCCGCCCGCGCGGTCATCGCCGACGCCGGCTACGGCGCGTACTTCATCCACCGCACCGGACACGGCATCGGCGTCACCACCCACGAGCCGCCCTACATGGTCGAGGGCGAGGAGCGGCCCCTCGTGCCCGGCATGTGCTTCTCCGTGGAGCCCGGCGTGTACCTGCCGGGCCGGTTCGGGGTCCGCATCGAGGACATCGTCACCGTCACCGAGGACGGCGGCCGCCGTCTCAACGACACCACCCGCGAGCTGGTCATAGTGGACTGAGCCACCCCCAGGAGTCCCCGGCACCCACCCCGAACGGCAGCGGCGCGACCATGACCCAGGCACCGACACCCACCGCGGACACCGTCCGCCGACTGGTCCGCGCCCTCCTCGCCGAGGGCGTCGCCGGCGGCTTCGGGCCGGAGGTACGGCCCGTCACCGAGGGCGGCGCGCACACCACCTGGTGGGTCGGCTCCCGCCACGTGCTGCGCCTCGCCCTGGACCGCGAGGCGACCCGGCGCCGCCGCCGCGAACTGCGGCTGCGCGACCTCGTCCGCCCGCACGTCCCCGTGGCCGTGCCGAGCAGCGTCGCGCACGGCGACTGGTCCCCGGGCCTCGCCTGCACCCTCGACACCAGGCTGCCCGGCGGCACGGCCGAGGAGCACGACGTGTCGGCCGTCGGCGAGGCCGACCTCGCCGGGCTGCTCAGGGGGCTGCGCGAGGTGCCGCCCCGGCAGGCCGAGACGCTCGGCGTGCCGCGCGCCGCCCCGCGCTCCCTGGAGGCGCTGCGCCGGATGGCCGTGGCCGCCGCCGAACGCCTCGCCCGCGCCGACGAGTTCGACCCCGCCCGCCTCCACCAGCTCACCGCGCCCGGCGCGGCCCAGTTCGCGACGCAGCCCGGCGCCGCCGTCCTCGTCCACCACGCCCTGCGGGGCGAGCACCTCGTGGTGAGCGCCGACGGCCGGGTGCGCGGCGTCCTCGACTGGACCGACGCCGTCATCGGGGACCCCGCCGAGGACATCGCCGGGCTGGCCCTGGCCCTCGGCTCCGGCGCCGCCGTCCGTGCCGCCACCCTCGCCGGCTACGGCGCCCGACCGTGCCTGCGCGGCCTGTGGCTCGCCCGCTGCGACACCGTCGTCCACCTCGCGGAACACCTCGACGCCCACGCCCCCGTCCACCCCCACGACACCGGCCCACGGGCCGCCGAGGCGCTCGCCCTCCCCCGGACCCGCCTGCTACGGGCCTGGGAGCCGATCCTGCTGGAACGGGTCACGGACCTCCGCGAGGACGAGGAGGGCGCGGCCGGCGAGGAGGAGTAGCCGAGGAGCAGCCCCTCACTGCTGCTCCAGCACCACGCACGCCTCCCCGGGCACATGCAGCAGTCCGTCCGGACCCGGGGTGGTCACCGGGTCCCACGCGGCGAGTACGCGGGCCGGGCGCGGGCCCAGGGGGATCGCGGCCGGTTCCCTGACGAGGTTGACGGCCACCCGGACGTCGCCGCGCCGGAAGGCCAGCCAGCGGGCTCGCGCGTCGTGGGCGACCTTGATGTCGGACAGGTCGGGATCGGTGAGGTCGGGCTGCGCGTGGCGCAGCGCGATCAGCTCGCGGTACCAGGCCAGCACGCGCGCGTGCGGCTCGCGCCCCGGCTCGGACCAGTCCAGGCAGGAGCGCTCGCGCGTCGCCGGGTCCTGCGGGTCGGGCACGTCCTCCTCGGCCCAGCCGTGCGCCGTGAACTCCCGCCGCCTGCCCCGCCGTACGGCCTCGGCGAGCTCCGGGTCGGTGTGGTCGGTGAAGTACTGCCAGGGCGTGCCCGCCGCCCACTCCTCGCCCATGAACAGCATCGGCGTGAACGGCGCGGTCAGCGTCAACGCGGCCGCGCACGCCAGCAGCCCGGGGGAGAGGGACGCCGACAGCCGGTCGCCCTGGGCGCGGTTGCCGACCTGGTCGTGGGTCTGGGCGTACCCGAGGAGCCGGTGCGCGGGCACGAGGGAGCGGTCCAGCGGGCGGCCGTGGTGCCGGCCCCGGAAACCGGAGTACGTGCCGTCGTGGAAGAAACCGCCGGTGAGGGTCTTGGCGACCGCGGCGAACGGGTCGCGCGCGAAGTCGCCGTAGTAGCCCTGGGACTCACCGGTGAGCGCGGTGTGCAGGGCGTGGTGGAAGTCGTCGTTCCACTGCGCGTGCAGGCCCAGGCCGCCCGCCCGGCGGGGGGTGATCAGCCGTGGGTCGTTGAGGTCGGACTCGGCGATCAGGAACAGCGGCCGGCCGGTCTCCGCGGCGAGGGCGTCCACGGCCGCCGACAGCTCCTCCAGGAACGGGTACGCGCGCGTGTCCGCCAGCGCGTGCACCGCGTCCAGACGCAGCCCGTCGAGCCGGTGGTCGCGCAGCCAGGCCAGCGCGCTGCCCAGCAGGTAGGCGCGCACCTCGTCCGAGCCGGGCGCGTCCAGGTTGACGGCCGCGCCCCACGGCGTGTGGTGCGTGTCGGTGAAGTACGGGCCGAACTCGGGGAGATGGTTGCCGGACGGGCCCAGGTGGTTGTGCACCACGTCCAGGATCACGCCCAGACCGAGTTCGTGGGCCCGGTCGACGAACCGCTTCAGCGCCTCGGGACCGCCGTACGGCTCGTGCACCGCCCACGGCGACACCCCGTCGTACCCCCAGCCGTGCCGGCCGGGGAACGCGCACAGCGGCATCAACTCGACGTGCGTGACGCCGAGTTCGACGAGATGGTCCAGACGCTCGGCGGCGGCGTCCAGGGTGCCTTCGGGGGTGTACGTGCCCACGTGCAGCTCGTACAGGACCGCGCCCGACAGCGGGCGCCCGGACCACCGCGTCCGCCACGCGTAGCGGCCCTGGTCGACGACCGCGCTCAGCCCCTCGGGGCCGTCCGGCTGGCGGCGCGAGCGCGGGTCGGGGCGGACGGGGCCGTCGTCCACCGCGAAGCCGTACCGCGTGCCGTCGGAGGCCTCCGCCTCGCCGGTCCACCACCCCTCCCGTCCCGGATCGCGATCCAACGCGCGCGTGACGCCGTCGCACTGGAGCGTCACACGTTCGGCCTGCGGTGCCCACACCTCGAACTGCACGGACGGTTCCCCTTCGTCTGCTCACCGTGATGTAGCACCGCCATCGTCCTCCACACCGGACCGATGCGCTCCGCAGACACCCTCTTTCCCGTTTTCTGGACACCCAGGGTTCACTGACCGACAATCACCACCGTGACGTCGTCATTCGAGTTCAACACGTACCCCGCGCGACTGTCCGACGCGGAGCGCGACCGGGCGCTGAAGGTGCTGCGTGACGGCGTCGCCATGGGGCGGCTGTCGCACGACACGTTCATCCGGCGCATGGAGCTGGCGCTCACCGCCCGCCGCTCGGACGAGCTCGCCGTCCTCACCGCCGATCTGCCCAAGGAGAGCCGCCTGTCCCGCGCGGTCTTCGGCAGCGTCGAGGCGCTCTCCGGTTTCACGGTCCGGCTGCGCCGGGCCTGGCTGGCCGAGCGGCTGCCCAAGCTGCTGCTGCCGCACCCGGGCACCGAGCAGGCGCTGCGCATCGGCCGCGACCCCGTGAGCGGCCTGCGGCTGACCCACGAGAGCGTCTCGCGCGTGCACGCCGAACTCAGCCGCCAGGGCGGGATGTGGGTGCTGCGCGACCTCGGCTCGACCAACGGCACGACCGTCAACGGACGCCGCGTCATCGGCGCGGCCGTGGTCCGCGAGGGCGACCAGGTCGCCTTCGGGCGGATGGCGTTCCGGCTGTCCGTGAGCTGAACCCGCCTCCCGGTCCACCGATCCGGGTGCACGGGTGCACGGCGGCACGGTGCCCAGAACCCGCTCAAGTCCCGTCCCCCGTCGCGGTGTTGACGTACCCCGGGCCCATGACTCACTGTGCGTACACCAGACACGCCAGGTGAACCCGACGGCGCCGCCTTGTGGAGGTGTGCCCTGCCGCCACTCCTCCGCTACCCGACCGTCGACGAACTCGCGGCCCGCGCCGCCGCGCTCGCCGTCCGCAGCTCCGGGGACGTCCGGCTGCGCCGCGTCGGGGTCTCCCGCGCGGGCACGCCCCTGTGGCTGCTCTCCCTCGGCCGGGGCGCCCGTCAGGCCCTCGTGGTGGCCGGACCGCACGCCAACGAGCCCGTCGGCGGCGCCACCGTCCTGCGGCTGGCCCACCGCGTCCTCGGCGACCCGCGGCTCACCGTCGGCGCCGACGCCACCTGGAACCTGCTGCTCTGCCTCGACCCCGACGGCCTGCGCCGCAACGAGGGCTGGCTGACCGGCCCCTACAGCCTCGGCCGCCACTTCCGGAACTTCTTCCGGCCCGGTTTCCTGGAACAGCCCGAGTGGCTGCCCGACGGCGCGGCCGCCGCCGCGCTGCCGGAAACCCGTACGCTGCTCCGTCTCCAGGACGAACTGAAACCTTTCTTCCAGTGCTCGCTGCACGGCGTCGACATCGGCGGCGCCTTCGTCGAACTCACCCGCGACCTGCCCGGACTCGCCCAGCGGGTCGCCCACGCCGCCGCGCGCCTCGGCATCCCCCGCGAACTCGGGCCCTACGACACCCTGTACTGGCCCCGCCTGGGACCGGCCGTCTACCGGATCCCGCCGCCGCGCCCGGGCGATCTGGCCGCCGCCATCACCGAGGCCGCCGTCGAGTCGACCTGGTACCACCCGCACCGGCACGGCACCGTCACGGCGGTCGTCGAGGCGCCCATGTGGGGCGTCGCCGCCGTCGAGGACGGCTCGCCGCCCGCCGACCGGGACGCGGTGCTGCGTACCGTGAGCGCCGCCCTGCGCCATGACGCCCAGGTGCTGGAACGCATCCTCGCGCGCGTGCGGCCCCACCTCGCCGGCGCCCCCGACGCGGCGCGCCTGCTCGCCCCGGTCGACGACTACCTCCTGGTCTGCCCCGGCCTCGCGGACGCCTGGGACCCCGCCACCTCCGACCCGGCCCGCCCGCTCCCACCGCTCAGCAGCGGCCATCTGACCGCGCTGCGCATCGCCGGCCGCCGGATCGCCGTCCGGACGGCGGGCCTGCTGCACCAGCTCGTCACCGGCGCCGGACACGACCCCTGCGGTGCGCTGCCGGAGCTGGACGGGCTCATCGACGCGTGGTGCGCCGGCTACCACGACGACTGCGGGGCGCGCTGGATCCCCGTCGCGCGCCAGGCGGAGTACCAGACGCGGGTCGTGCTCGCCGCGTTCGAACTGGCCAGGCGGTACGCGGCCGAACCCGCCGGTGCCCGTTCGGGTGAGTCGGACTGGGGTACCCGGCCCGCCGTGCCGATGCACGGGGAATGACGTACTTCCTCGACAACCTCCGCAATCTCGGCAATCTCCGGGATCTCCGGCCGGCGAAGGCCGTGCGGCGCGCCCTGCCGGCCGCGGCCGCCCTCCTCCTCGCCGTCGGCGCCGCCCCGGCCCTGGCCGCCTCCGACGACGCCCTCCCCGGCAACTGGCTCCAGCTCACCGTCACCCGTGGCGACACCCGGTCCGGCGACACCCGCGGCACCCTGCTGCTGTGCGACCCGCCCCAGGGCCACTCCCGCGCCGCCGAGGCCTGCGACGTCCTGGCGAGGGCCGGCGGGGACGTGAACGCCGTCCCCGGGGACGGCAGCCGCATCTGCCCCCTTGTGTACGCCCCGGTCACCGTCCGCGCGGAGGGGTGGTGGAACGGCCGCCTGGTCGACTACCGCCACACCTTCGGCAACGACTGCGAACGGGAGGCGCTGACGGGGGCGGTGTTCGCCCTGGACGACGAAGAGGTGCCCGAGGTCTGAGCCGGCCGGACCGCCGGGCGGTAGGCGGCCGGGGCGGCTGCGGGCACGCGCGTGTGCCCGCAGCCGCCCCGGTCCCCCTCCGTCCCTACGCCGTCCCTAGGCTGTCCGTTCGCGGGCGTGCAGGGCCGCCGCGACGACCGTGCGGGACTGGTGCTCGACCTGGTGCTCCAAGGGCACCCAGCGGGCCCGGAAGCGGTAGGCGAAGGCGTCGCTCCAGGTCTCGACGAGCCGCTCCAGGCGCGGTGCCGCGTGGTCGTCGCTCTCGCGCAGGACCCGCCACAGCATCGCCGCCGCCCGCAGCGGCAGCCGGCGGGCGAAGGCGTCCACGCTGCCGACGTACGCCATCGTCGTCGCGGCGGGCGGCGTGTCCGTCCAGTCCGCGGCCAGCCCCGGCACCAGCTCCAGCGCCCACCGGGCCGCCCGCAGCAGGGGCCCGTCGACGCCCTCCAGCCGCGGCAGCGCCTCGACGAGGATCCGCTCCACCTCCGTCGCGTCCCGCAGCAGCCGCCGCGCCAGCCGTCGGATCGCCGCGGCCGGGTCGGGATGCGGGGCCGGGTCGTCCACCATGTCGCTCGCCCACATCGGCACCTCCACCACCGCCGTCAGGCCGCCGTAGCGGTGGGCGTGGTACCAGGTGCTGTGCCGGGCGTCGTCCGGCATGCTCGGGTACGCCGCGTCCGCCCCGGCGGCCGGCATCACGTGCACGCCGGGTCCGGACGCCGGCCAGCCCACCGCGTCGGAGGCGCCCGTCTCCACCGGGATGTGCAACTGGGCCGCCGACTTGGCGAACGGCTCGGCCAGTCCCGGTATGTCCTTCGTCAACTGCACCCAGCTGCCGCCGAGATCGGTGCCGTGCAGGGTCACCTGGAGGTAGGGCCGCAGCTCGTCGATGACCCGGGTCAGCGCCCGTGTCTCGGGTGGCAGCCGGTCCGGCGGCAGCACGGCGGGGGACCACTCCGGCTGCTCCGGAACGGCGGGCCGGAAGAAGCCGAGGTGGTACTCCAGCAGGCTGCGCGGCGCCGGGGTCACATGCAGACTCGCCCCGTCGGGGTCCGCGCAGAGCAGGAAGTGCCAGGACGTGCCGTCCCGCAACTCCCGCTCGTACAGCACCCGTTCGGCGAGCGTCAGCAGCGTCGAACCCCCGGTCGGCTCGTTGGCGTGGGCGCCCGCGACGACCAGCACGGCCCGCCGGGCATGTCCCACGGACAGCAGGTGCAGGGGCCGGCCCGCCCGGGAGACCCCCACCTGCCGCAGCGCGCACATGCCGGGCCGGTGTGTGGTCAACGCTCGTGCAAAGGAGGTCAGTTCGGCCACCGTGGG
The Streptomyces sp. NBC_01485 genome window above contains:
- a CDS encoding PDZ domain-containing protein, whose translation is MEQTALRPKPMPGQEPGGGSGGGGPGGRERRPHASPGRRGRRLTTLLLGLFAGTVLLLSGVGLGTLGATVIGVSRLAELQRQAAQGVPGAQGTRGTQGGPGAGSASGRGGPSAQVPSPAGATGAAPGLAEATLGLEVVDAEKAGAKIVAVHIPGPGYTAGLVRGDVLLTFGGARIDSATDLARAVDEVRPGKEVDVTVRHRSGGYQRLMVVPGIVT
- a CDS encoding aminopeptidase P family protein produces the protein MTGTAPAPFTADDYRARMTRAAREAADAGLAGLLVAPGPDLVWLTGYAPTAVTERLTLLVLAAGRDPVLVVPALEAPDAAKGAGAPALTLRDWTDGKDPYAATAGLLDPGGRFGVSDNAWAMHLLGLQKALPAASYASLTDALPMLRAVKDTAELELMAAAGAAADATFEEIRKVPFAGRRETEVGADLAGLLRRFGHSQVDFTIVASGPNGANPHHEAGDRVIERGDMVVLDFGGLKDGYGSDTSRTVHVGEPTDEERRVHDLVRAAQEAGFRAVRPGVACQEVDRAARAVIADAGYGAYFIHRTGHGIGVTTHEPPYMVEGEERPLVPGMCFSVEPGVYLPGRFGVRIEDIVTVTEDGGRRLNDTTRELVIVD
- a CDS encoding phosphotransferase family protein, with translation MTQAPTPTADTVRRLVRALLAEGVAGGFGPEVRPVTEGGAHTTWWVGSRHVLRLALDREATRRRRRELRLRDLVRPHVPVAVPSSVAHGDWSPGLACTLDTRLPGGTAEEHDVSAVGEADLAGLLRGLREVPPRQAETLGVPRAAPRSLEALRRMAVAAAERLARADEFDPARLHQLTAPGAAQFATQPGAAVLVHHALRGEHLVVSADGRVRGVLDWTDAVIGDPAEDIAGLALALGSGAAVRAATLAGYGARPCLRGLWLARCDTVVHLAEHLDAHAPVHPHDTGPRAAEALALPRTRLLRAWEPILLERVTDLREDEEGAAGEEE
- the treZ gene encoding malto-oligosyltrehalose trehalohydrolase, with amino-acid sequence MQFEVWAPQAERVTLQCDGVTRALDRDPGREGWWTGEAEASDGTRYGFAVDDGPVRPDPRSRRQPDGPEGLSAVVDQGRYAWRTRWSGRPLSGAVLYELHVGTYTPEGTLDAAAERLDHLVELGVTHVELMPLCAFPGRHGWGYDGVSPWAVHEPYGGPEALKRFVDRAHELGLGVILDVVHNHLGPSGNHLPEFGPYFTDTHHTPWGAAVNLDAPGSDEVRAYLLGSALAWLRDHRLDGLRLDAVHALADTRAYPFLEELSAAVDALAAETGRPLFLIAESDLNDPRLITPRRAGGLGLHAQWNDDFHHALHTALTGESQGYYGDFARDPFAAVAKTLTGGFFHDGTYSGFRGRHHGRPLDRSLVPAHRLLGYAQTHDQVGNRAQGDRLSASLSPGLLACAAALTLTAPFTPMLFMGEEWAAGTPWQYFTDHTDPELAEAVRRGRRREFTAHGWAEEDVPDPQDPATRERSCLDWSEPGREPHARVLAWYRELIALRHAQPDLTDPDLSDIKVAHDARARWLAFRRGDVRVAVNLVREPAAIPLGPRPARVLAAWDPVTTPGPDGLLHVPGEACVVLEQQ
- a CDS encoding DUF1707 and FHA domain-containing protein: MTSSFEFNTYPARLSDAERDRALKVLRDGVAMGRLSHDTFIRRMELALTARRSDELAVLTADLPKESRLSRAVFGSVEALSGFTVRLRRAWLAERLPKLLLPHPGTEQALRIGRDPVSGLRLTHESVSRVHAELSRQGGMWVLRDLGSTNGTTVNGRRVIGAAVVREGDQVAFGRMAFRLSVS
- a CDS encoding M14 family zinc carboxypeptidase, giving the protein MWRCALPPLLRYPTVDELAARAAALAVRSSGDVRLRRVGVSRAGTPLWLLSLGRGARQALVVAGPHANEPVGGATVLRLAHRVLGDPRLTVGADATWNLLLCLDPDGLRRNEGWLTGPYSLGRHFRNFFRPGFLEQPEWLPDGAAAAALPETRTLLRLQDELKPFFQCSLHGVDIGGAFVELTRDLPGLAQRVAHAAARLGIPRELGPYDTLYWPRLGPAVYRIPPPRPGDLAAAITEAAVESTWYHPHRHGTVTAVVEAPMWGVAAVEDGSPPADRDAVLRTVSAALRHDAQVLERILARVRPHLAGAPDAARLLAPVDDYLLVCPGLADAWDPATSDPARPLPPLSSGHLTALRIAGRRIAVRTAGLLHQLVTGAGHDPCGALPELDGLIDAWCAGYHDDCGARWIPVARQAEYQTRVVLAAFELARRYAAEPAGARSGESDWGTRPAVPMHGE
- a CDS encoding SSI family serine proteinase inhibitor, whose amino-acid sequence is MTYFLDNLRNLGNLRDLRPAKAVRRALPAAAALLLAVGAAPALAASDDALPGNWLQLTVTRGDTRSGDTRGTLLLCDPPQGHSRAAEACDVLARAGGDVNAVPGDGSRICPLVYAPVTVRAEGWWNGRLVDYRHTFGNDCEREALTGAVFALDDEEVPEV
- a CDS encoding M14 family zinc carboxypeptidase gives rise to the protein MSLLPELRYPTVAELTSFARALTTHRPGMCALRQVGVSRAGRPLHLLSVGHARRAVLVVAGAHANEPTGGSTLLTLAERVLYERELRDGTSWHFLLCADPDGASLHVTPAPRSLLEYHLGFFRPAVPEQPEWSPAVLPPDRLPPETRALTRVIDELRPYLQVTLHGTDLGGSWVQLTKDIPGLAEPFAKSAAQLHIPVETGASDAVGWPASGPGVHVMPAAGADAAYPSMPDDARHSTWYHAHRYGGLTAVVEVPMWASDMVDDPAPHPDPAAAIRRLARRLLRDATEVERILVEALPRLEGVDGPLLRAARWALELVPGLAADWTDTPPAATTMAYVGSVDAFARRLPLRAAAMLWRVLRESDDHAAPRLERLVETWSDAFAYRFRARWVPLEHQVEHQSRTVVAAALHARERTA